A genomic segment from Branchiostoma floridae strain S238N-H82 chromosome 7, Bfl_VNyyK, whole genome shotgun sequence encodes:
- the LOC118419352 gene encoding uncharacterized protein LOC118419352 produces the protein MLKSPGASTDAERNEPRVFVIHAGEDKDSFVRPLVSKLQEKGLDGNDIFFDDVSIKPGDVIRERIISTLSSESLEIAVVVVSTSFLKKPYWPKLEYETCLQNNKHIFPIWVDANEDNFTVFSESVGKYSPTLKQMSGRRVQRDDVPNALPTIAAEIIQRLSTLRYGQPAAIQTHLHFVPSPSESDSSDLEEDTSIGSGAGITNEQSTEDILKAKHAQLQLIEKVGEIQLQMLKRAEGLLSKETITQMTKDTLGDLYQQSLRIIGVKTGSVIIHVIPRDLSTLDRFWRDYKSGQLSKHFTDRLVTAEMRAAAGMDLAVRVVMLDQQYRQWTEYFNTRDMTQMVQKLPSLTMAPATLPVRKRPSVSPNISGSKKATKMTYEGPAEVYKDVSSPKVREVKKKRAMTQRDQVEREQIKLQKVEKRRQFLKQAEREKQTQAERLKKIQQESLREREKLLKYRLGDKHGPRFFTSIDIQDMQESAHGVRIGVFGPSGSGKSCLINTCERALGFTTEGTPRTDTNQPEGTIRVQEYLGDIGKFCLVDTRGFFNYNEMKLMIPALANILYTRIKPGENIALKGMTEADKDDRDTFPNWLHAVVFVLSAQDPLLLNGTHATSLHTIREYMRQRGIATVTVVTHVDQVKDQSQLEQIKTKASAATGSSPSHVFFIENYHPEHNERDFNTELRAMEILNFALVVGERYVKIHKQQQQYQEEARQAAAAD, from the exons ATGTTGAAGAGTCCTGGCGCCTCCACAGACGCCGAAAGAAATG AGCCTCGTGTATTTGTCATCCACGCAGGAGAAGATAAAGACTCGTTTGTCCGCCCGTTGGTCAGCAAACTGCAGGAAAAGGGGCTGGATGGAAATGACATCTTTTTCGATGACGTTTCCATCAaacctggtgacgtcatcagggaGAGAATAATTTCGACCTTATCGAGTGAAAGTTTAGAGATTGCTGTCGTTGTCGTCAGCACATCATTCCTTAAGAAACCCTACTGGCCTAAACTAGAGTATGAAACGTGTCTGCAAAATAACAAACACATATTCCCCATTTGGGTCGATGCCAACGAAGACAACTTTACAGTATTCAGTGAGTCTGTCGGAAAGTACTCCCCTACTTTGAAACAGATGAGTGGAAGGCGTGTACAGAGAGATGATGTTCCTAATGCGCTGCCGACCATCGCTGCTGAGATCATACAACGGCTCTCTACGTTGAGATATGGGCAGCCTGCAG CAATCCAAACGCATCTTCATTTTGTGCCTTCTCCGTCCGAGAGTGATTCCAGTGACTTAGAAGAAGACACCAGTATTGGAAGTGGTGCAGGAATAACTAATGAACAGTCCACAGAGGACATTCTCAAAGCAAAGCATGCGCAGCTACAACTAATTGAAAAAGTCGGAGAAATACAGCTACAAATGTTGAAGAGGGCAGAGGGCCTGCTTTCGAAGGAAACTATTACGCAAATGACAAAGGACACACTAGGTGATCTTTATCAGCAAAGTTTGCGCATTATTGGGGTCAAGACGGGCAGCGTCATTATTCACGTAATCCCACGTGATCTGTCAACCTTGGACAGGTTTTGGAGAGACTATAAGTCAGGGCAGCTCAGTAAACACTTCACCGACCGTCTTGTCACTGCTGAGATGCGAGCAGCCGCTGGCATGGACCTGGCGGTGCGGGTTGTCATGCTGGACCAGCAGTACCGGCAGTGGACAGAGTATTTCAACACACGAG ACATGACGCAGATGGTCCAGAAGCTTCCGAGTTTAACAATGGCACCTGCAACTTTACCTGTACGTAAGCGGCCTTCTGTGAGCCCTAACATCTCG GGGAGTAAGAAGGCAACAAAGATGACATATGAGGGACCCGCAGAAGTGTACAAGGACGTTTCTTCTCCAAAAGTACGCGAAGTAAAGAAAAAGAGAGCTATGACTCAGAGGGACCAAGTGGAGAGGGAACAAATAAAGTTACAAAAGGTGGAGAAACGGAGACAGTTTCTAAAACAGGCGGAACGGGAGAAACAAACGCAAGCAGAGCGCCTCAAGAAAATACAGCAGGAATCGCTGAGGGAGAGGGAGAAGCTACTGAAGTATCGCTTGGGTGACAAGCATGGTCCACGCTTCTTTACTTCCATTGACATACAAGACATGCAAGAAAGTGCCCATGGCGTACGGATTGGCGTGTTCGGGCCGTCCGGGTCTGGAAAGAGCTGTCTCATCAACACATGTGAACGTGCTCTGGGGTTTACCACTGAGG GAACTCCTCGAACCGACACCAACCAACCAGAAGGCACAATTCGCGTCCAAGAATACCTTGGCGACATCGGTAAGTTCTGCTTGGTCGACACTCGTGGCTTCTTCAACTACAACGAGATGAAGCTCATGATCCCGGCATTGGCTAACATCCTGTATACACGAATCAAACCAGGCGAGAACATCGCTCTGAAAGGTATGACTGAGGCGGATAAGGACGACAGGGACACCTTCCCCAACTGGCTCCATGCTGTTGTCTTCGTTCTGTCAGCTCAAGACCCACTGCTGCTCAACGGGACACACGCGACCAGCCTGCACACTATTCGAGAGTATATGAGACAAAGAG GCATTGCCACAGTGACTGTTGTGACGCACGTTGACCAGGTCAAAGACCAGAGTCAGCTGGAACAGATCAAGACGAAGGCGTCCGCTGCAACAGGAAGCTCTCCAAGCCACGTCTTCTTTATTGAGAACTACCACCCAGAGCACAACGAGCGGGACTTCAACACCGAGCTACGGGCGATGGAGATACTCAACTTTGCACTCGTGGTGGGGGAGAGATACGTCAAGATTCACAAGCAGCAACAACAGTACCAAGAAGAGGCAAGGCAAGCAGCTGCCG CTGACTGA